In one window of Gossypium hirsutum isolate 1008001.06 chromosome A01, Gossypium_hirsutum_v2.1, whole genome shotgun sequence DNA:
- the LOC107918044 gene encoding endoglucanase 11, protein MEDKRRCFSLSQNKFLQHWCVLFLSSLAILPLTQSFNYGKALSKSLLYFESQRSGRLPYNQRVTWRHHSGLTDGLEQGVDLVGGYYDAGDNVKFGLPMAFTITMLSWGVIEYGDEISSAGEYTHALEAIKWGTDYFIKAHTHPNVLWVEVGDGDTDHYCWQRPEDMTTSRQAYKVDEKNPGSEVAGETAAAMAAASIVFRKTNPHYSHLLLQHAEQLFEFGDKFRGKYDESVRVVKGYYPSVSGFKDELLWAALWLYKATDKEDYLRYALEKANEFGGITWAITEFSWDVKFPALQIIASMLLTEENHREMGFKLVFEQYRSKAEYYLCACLNKNNGSNVNRTPAGLLYIRQWNNMQYVTNAAFLLTVYSDYLRASNQRLRCDRGKVGPEEVLLFARSQADYILGANPMGMSYLVGYGSRYPQRMHHRGASIESYKENKGFIGCTQGYDYWYPRNDPNPNVVFGALVGGPDQMDRFSDDRKNFMQTEACTYNTASLVGVLAKLHGVEEEDGYLNTPLLASS, encoded by the exons ATGGAGGATAAAAGGCGATGCTTCAGTTTAAGTCAAAACAAGTTTCTTCAGCATTGGTGCGTGCTTTTCTTATCTTCCTTGGCCATTTTGCCTTTAACTCAATCTTTCAACTATGGCAAAGCCCTCTCCAAAAGCCTCCTTTACTTCGAATCCCAACGCTCCGGCCGCTTACCCTACAACCAAAGAGTCACCTGGCGCCACCATTCTGGCCTCACCGATGGCCTTGAGCAAGGG GTGGACTTGGTGGGAGGGTACTATGACGCCGGAGACAATGTGAAATTCGGTTTGCCAATGGCTTTCACCATTACCATGCTCTCATGGGGTGTCATTGAATATGGAGATGAAATCTCCAGTGCCGGAGAGTATACTCACGCTCTCGAAGCCATCAAATGGGGAACTGATTATTTCATCAAAGCTCATACTCACCCAAATGTCTTATGGGTTGAG GTGGGAGATGGTGACACCGATCATTACTGTTGGCAGCGACCGGAGGACATGACAACATCCCGGCAAGCCTACAAGGTGGATGAGAAGAATCCAGGATCAGAAGTTGCCGGTGAGACGGCAGCTGCAATGGCGGCTGCCTCCATTGTGTTTAGGAAAACAAATCCACATTACTCTCACCTACTACTGCAACATGCAGAACAG TTGTTTGAGTTTGGAGATAAGTTTAGAGGGAAGTATGATGAAAGTGTTAGGGTGGTGAAAGGGTACTATCCGTCGGTGAGTGGGTTCAAAGATGAGCTGTTGTGGGCAGCTTTGTGGCTATACAAGGCCACCGACAAGGAGGATTATTTGAGGTATGCTTTGGAGAAGGCAAATGAATTTGGTGGAATCACTTGGGCCATCACTGAGTTCAGCTGGGATGTCAAGTTTCCTGCTCTTCAGATCATTGCTTCAATG TTGTTGACGGAAGAAAATCATAGGGAGATGGGGTTCAAGCTCGTATTCGAACAGTATCGTTCAAAGGCTGAGTATTATTTGTGTGCTTGCCTTAACAAGAACAATGGGAGCAATGTGAACCGCACCCCAGCAGGTCTATTGTACATCCGACAATGGAACAACATGCAATATGTAACGAATGCAGCATTTCTTCTCACAGTTTATTCCGATTATCTTCGAGCGTCAAATCAACGGCTGAGATGCGACCGCGGCAAAGTTGGTCCGGAAGAAGTCCTCTTGTTTGCAAGATCACAGGCTGATTACATCCTGGGAGCTAATCCAATGGGCATGAGTTACTTGGTTGGGTATGGTTCAAGGTACCCTCAAAGGATGCACCATAGAGGAGCATCAATTGAATCTTATAAAGAGAACAAGGGATTTATAGGGTGCACTCAGGGGTATGATTATTGGTATCCAAGAAATGATCCAAACCCTAATGTTGTTTTTGGGGCCCTGGTTGGAGGGCCAGATCAGATGGACCGATTTAGTGATGATAGGAAAAATTTCATGCAAACTGAGGCTTGTACCTATAATACAGCAAGCCTTGTTGGGGTTTTGGCTAAGTTGCATGGtgtagaagaagaagatggataTTTGAATACTCCTTTACTTGCTTCTAGCTAA